From one Rosa rugosa chromosome 4, drRosRugo1.1, whole genome shotgun sequence genomic stretch:
- the LOC133743573 gene encoding uncharacterized protein LOC133743573 produces MRWERLHLQPHQHQAQGVLVQNEVHGPGKRWGHTCNAIREGRFLYVFGGYGRDNCQTNQVHVFDTVAHTWSQPVIKGTPPTPRDSHSCTTVGDNLFVFGGTDGTNPLKDLHILDTASHTWISPSLRGEGPEAREGHSAALVGRRLFVFGGCGKSANNEEVYYNDLYILNTETFAWKKATTSGPPPSPRDSHTCSSSKNKVIVIGGEDGHDYYLSDVHILDADTLVWRELNTSGQSLPPRGGHSTVAFGKNLFVFGGFTDAQSLYNDLYMLDVDTGVWTKVITTGDGPSARFSVAGDCLDPAKGGVLVFIGGCNKSLEALDDMYYLNTGLVRESERRLEKLSLRKQLKLKCQEQNLTSVHDRALVPVGTGAEIFQPTTVPFYGQPGEQIIPLNQSAPVRRSFQAKVTERLIDGYTIETVIDGKPLRGVLFSNKSEFSIPAAPNSSRKRAASEAVGIMSNGGCNSKSKDSKGISQEAIDLSESVNAHAKESASHEIARGQVTANPVQLVNPLNQGDTSTSNTLQSNTEGLGNDRTKITTGGHSAAIS; encoded by the exons ATGAGGTGGGAAAGGCTCCATCTTCAACCTCATCAACACCAAGCTCAAGGAGTGTTGGTTCAGAATGAGGTACATGGCCCAGGGAAGAGGTGGGGCCACACCTGCAACGCCATTAGAGAAGGGAGGTTCCTCTATGTCTTCGGTGGTTATGGCAGAGATAACTGTCAGACCAACCAAGTTCACGTCTTTGACACTG TTGCGCATACATGGAGCCAGCCAGTGATAAAAGGCACACCACCAACTCCAAGGGACAGCCACAGTTGCACCACTGTTGGTGATAATCTGTTTGTATTTGGAGGCACAGATGGGACAAACCCTCTTAAGGATTTGCATATACTCGACACTG CTTCACATACATGGATATCTCCAAGTTTAAGAGGTGAGGGGCCAGAAGCTCGTGAAGGCCATAGTGCAGCGCTCGTTGGGAGGCGCCTATTTGTCTTTGGTGGCTGTGGAAAATCGGCAAATAATGAGGAAGTCTACTACAATGATCTGTACATCTTGAATACAG AAACCTTTGCATGGAAGAAAGCTACAACATCAGGCCCGCCACCATCTCCTCGCGACAGCCATACTTGCTCATCTTCAAAGAACAAAGTGATTGTGATTGGTGGTGAAGATGGGCATGATTACTATTTGTCTGATGTCCATATTCTTGATGCAG ATACTCTAGTGTGGAGGGAGCTGAACACTTCCGGCCAATCCTTGCCACCCCGAGGTGGTCATTCTACTGTTGCTTTTGGGAAGAACTTATTTGTTTTTGGGGGATTCACAGACGCACAAAGTCTATACAATGATCTCTACATGCTTGATGTTG ATACTGGCGTATGGACAAAGGTGATAACTACAGGTGATGGACCTTCTGCTAGATTTTCTGTTGCTGGGGACTGTTTGGATCCTGCGAAAGGAGGTGTTCTTGTGTTTATTGGTGGTTGCAATAAAAGTCTTGAAGCACTGGATGATATGTATTACTTGAACACAG GACTTGTCAGAGAGAGTGAAAGGAGGCTTGAAAAATTATCATTGAGGAAGCAATTAAAGCTAAAGTGCCAAGAACAAAATCTCACTTCAGTTCATGACAGAGCTCTTGTTCCAGTTGGAACTGGTGCTGAAATTTTCCAGCCCACAACAGTTCCATTTTATGGCCAACCCG GTGAACAAATTATCCCATTGAATCAATCTGCGCCTGTGAGGAGGTCATTTCAAGCAAAGGTTACTGAAAGGCTGATTGATGGATACACAATTGAAACTGTTATTGATGGAAAGCCTCTCCGTGGTGTATTGTTTTCCAACAAGTCAGAGTTTAGTATTCCCGCTGCTCCTAATTCCAGTAG GAAGCGGGCGGCCAGTGAGGCTGTTGGGATAATGTCAAATGGTGGTTGTAACAGCAAGTCAAAAGATTCTAAAGGCATCAGCCAAGAGGCAATAGATCTCAGTGAGTCAGTCAATGCTCATGCAAAGGAGTCCGCATCACATGAGATTGCTCGTGGACAG GTTACTGCTAACCCTGTGCAGTTGGTTAATCCTTTGAATCAAGGAGATACTTCAACAAGTAATACTCTGCAATCAAACACCGAAGGTCTAGGAAATGACAGAACCAAG ATAACAACCGGAGGACACAGTGCAGCAATATCTTAA
- the LOC133743574 gene encoding protein SPIRAL1-like 3 translates to MRRGVSSGGGGSSLGYLFGGGEEGQNPAPKKVETPKVQVEVEPTQKPTAAAPPAEVINKETPAGVPGNTSNNYFRADGQNRGNFLTDRPSTKVHSAPGGGSSLDYLFGGGGQ, encoded by the exons ATGCGTCGTGGAGTCAGTAGTGGAGGGGGAGGGAGTTCTTTGGGCTATCTTTTTGGAGGCGGTGAAGAAGGTCAGAATCCCGCCCCAAAAAAGGTTGAAACTCCTAAGGTTCAGGTGGAGGTTGAACCTACTCAGAAGCCTACTGCTGCAGCACCACCTGCGGAAGTGATCAATAAGGAGACTCCAGCAGGCGTTCCTGGCAACACTTCAAACAACTACTTCCGAGCTGATGGCCAGAACCGTGGAAACTTCCTCACG GATCGCCCATCCACAAAGGTCCATTCAGCTCCTGGTGGGGGTTCATCTCTAGATTACCTGTTTGGAGGTGGTGGCCAGTGA
- the LOC133707496 gene encoding uncharacterized protein LOC133707496, with the protein MYGQANYGAPFGQGQPPANQQGPPPPSLQFQQGSPAAPPNVVQIGQPGPYLYQHGSVAPPPAAPFSGMPNTGQSYGHANPTVHGSTWHNVQHASATGNQNFQPIYPPALVTPPYPNMSQAAIPHGALPPPLPSTNATSGCAAQGPASYKALSPAQPQAGLQHEGSHNFEGGSECEAGSLARDGVSSNGSVMLDFSSPPPKPSDDKVDHKIDSFCQLTAMSEGKIESPLKSSWIDSSSQPDHFIVSSGCSLPADSDMEMEDDITLSDGDQEVHDSSNALNHKSDVSHGELDVKKHLHGAQSSLGWTAAQGVSCENVSSSLSQCQLMIEKAPSRVDIYSTEAFESLLASERDKTSIPIADDQNTLDASAAAEAINSDGFSNQITAVNSPFGLLQDYTSENSSENDPHAFFEDANVVIASSSVTASVKSSHKDAGSQFETGSKSPCMTDKMSSLQYESRRSKFSLDTKKEVKGTGTTLIIESHEAFQGKEALSGAPVDIVSKRDESQEGKKTKSESVLPKVDEYGRLVREGSTDSNSDGSRYNKRRKRGRSRSRSRSRSRIRSRSRSRSRSCSRSPLDSRRRRRSPRRRREKRNRSPSWSSRNHRSRSRSPTFRRAGDFRDENKRQDRRHIPECFDFHRGRCFRGASCRYMHRAHDQSDGSWRHRSNQKHLEVQPSVKNSRIKEEIEDSSDMNPHGEIKGQEMQQCQDVATKDGQFIDPDKNDCESSRVTAATMQLKQNFQVKSEGTIGHNPESHQPSPQMLSCADNMKSWGDTSQAIEQSRSNNSAGQLQKAHFSSQQMEASLISDSPPDRASKISPNKVSSIEHATDALLSTHSRPTECSNAQPLSSGQFLSQYMAPKESPLPSFSAANSPYPSQLPPPPPPPSLSQGTSVAHVPQVHRDYNQRPPYPVQSIPTGMIHSYQGPLPNQPAQFSVSQDSPWTSLPPPPPRPPYDSSLNAGTAARGASSQFQQNNLAPRSDFSSQSSMRPYGSYPTESPHSKGDFLHQMYPTLSELPHPLPNREDFGSGNPSNQPFGGPGHMREDRFTHAPVQDVNPSHSFAQGHLHPQPAPSSQELTRIKMQNFSGDNFPSGELLNSSSQIHPHSHNQQPSYGVQYSVGDSILGVPGKTGVQHPVGGSILGLPGKDGPMSRYPPDMLDRSQFSQVPDFGASRIQTHHNPYAATFEQPLSSKFSSNILIQEKNAPGGNMFDTPVQVPVDGQGVGSAGSRQTTSSPSSARAGGQLLPKSDCEQYDPLFDSIEPSGNPLNKHDHSQKHIPTSDSNMMVRLSGSCEPLDVEENNKHTEVRPVSSATSLDNDGYGETADAEVGVVEDESLSNDDGAANMAVGEMEIDQVKSGGKSKKKKDSRSTRLFKSAIADFVKDLLKPSWRQGNMSKEAFKTIVKKTVDKVSGAMKSHQIPKSEAKINHYIDSSQRKLTKLVMGYVDKYVKV; encoded by the exons ATGTATGGCCAAGCTAATTATGGTGCGCCGTTTGGCCAGGGTCAGCCACCTGCAAACCAACAGGGTCCGCCTCCACCTTCCCTTCAGTTCCAACAAGGCTCTCCAGCAGCACCACCGAATGTAGTTCAGATAGGTCAGCCGGGTCCTTATTTATATCAGCACGGTTCTGTTGCCCCACCTCCCGCTGCTCCGTTCAGTGGGATGCCAAATACAGGTCAATCTTACGGACACGCCAATCCAACAGTCCATGGAAGCACATGGCATAACGTGCAACATGCTTCAGCAACAGGAAACCAGAATTTCCAACCGATTTATCCACCAGCACTTGTGACTCCTCCTTACCCAAACATGTCACAGGCTGCAATACCACATGGAGCATTACCTCCTCCTCTCCCTTCGACTAATGCTACTTCTGGTTGTGCTGCACAAGGACCAGCATCGTATAAAGCTTTGTCTCCAGCACAACCACAGGCCGGTCTTCAGCATGAGGGCTCCCATAATTTTGAAGGTGGAAGTGAGTGTGAAGCAGGTTCTCTAGCTAGAGATGGAGTATCATCAAATGGAAGTGTGATGTTGGATTTTTCTTCACCTCCACCTAAGCCATCAGATGACAAAGTTGATCATAAGATTGATTCTTTCTGCCAGCTTACTGCTATGAGTGAAGGGAAAATTGAATCACCATTGAAGTCTTCGTGGATTGACTCTTCATCTCAACCTGACCATTTTATCGTCTCTTCAGGTTGTAGCTTGCCTGCTGATTCTGACATGGAGATGGAAG ATGATATCACCTTGTCTGACGGAGATCAGGAAGTTCATGATTCATCTAACGCTCTAAACCACAAGTCTGATGTCAGTCATGGGGAGCTTGATGTCAAAAAGCACCTACATGGAGCACAGAGTTCACTAGGATGGACTGCAGCCCAGGGTGTCTCATGTGAAAATGTGTCGTCCTCTTTGTCCCAATGCCAATTGATGATTGAAAAGGCGCCATCTAGAGTTGATATTTATTCAACTGAAGCTTTTGAATCCCTTTTGGCAAGTGAGCGAGATAAAACTTCTATTCCCATAGCTGATGATCAGAACACACTCGATGCTTCTGCAGCGGCTgaggcaataaattcagacgggTTTTCTAACCAGATCACTGCAGTTAACAGTCCATTTGGACTTCTACAAGACTATACTTCTGAAAACAGCTCAGAAAATGATCCTCATGCTTTCTTTGAAGATGCTAATGTTGTTATAGCTTCATCATCAGTTACAGCTAGTGTTAAAAGTAGCCATAAAGATGCTGGGTCTCAATTTGAGACAGGATCTAAGAGCCCGTGCATGACTGATAAAATGTCTAGTCTGCAATATGAATCCAGGAGGTCCAAATTTTCCTTGGATACAAAAAAAGAGGTTAAGGGTACTGGTACAACATTAATCATTGAGAGTCATGAGGCCTTCCAGGGAAAAGAGGCGTTGAGTGGTGCTCCTGTTGATATAGTTTCCAAAAGGGATGAGTCTCAGGAGGGGAAAAAGACCAAGTCTGAATCTGTTCTGCCGAAGGTGGATGAGTATGGGAGATTGGTCAGAGAAGGTTCCACTGACAGTAACTCTGATGGTTCACGTTATAATAAGAGGCGTAAAAGAGGCAGAAGCAGAAGCCGCAGCCGCAGTCGCAGCCGTATCCGGAGCCGCAGCCGCAGCCGCAGCCGCAGTTGTAGCCGGTCTCCTCTTGacagcaggaggaggaggaggagtcctCGGAGGAGAAGAGAGAAGCGAAACCGTTCTCCCAG TTGGTCTTCTAGGAATCATAGAAGCAGGAGCAGGTCTCCCACTTTTAGGCGTGCAGGTGATTTCAGAGATGAAAATAAGAGACAGGACAGGCGCCACATTCCAGAATGCTTTGACTTCCATAGAGGCAGATGCTTCCGTGGAGCATCCTGTCGGTATATGCACCGTGCACATGACCAAAGTGATGGTTCATGGCGCCATAGGAGCAACCAAAAGCATCTAGAAGTTCAGCCTAGTGTGAAGAACTCTAGGATTAAGGAAGAGATTGAAGATAGCTCTGACATGAATCCGCATGGTGAAATCAAAGGTCAAGAGATGCAACAATGTCAAGATGTGGCCACAAAAGATGGTCAATTTATTGATCCTGATAAAAATGATTGTGAGAGCTCTAGAGTGACAGCTGCTACAATGCAACTGAAACAAAATTTTCAAGTAAAGTCGGAAGGAACCATCGGTCACAATCCTGAATCTCACCAGCCATCCCCTCAGATGTTGAGCTGTGCTGATAATATGAAGTCGTGGGGTGATACTTCTCAGGCTATTGAACAATCTCGAAGCAATAATTCTGCAGGACAGCTTCAGAAGGCTCATTTTTCGTCTCAGCAGATGGAAGCCTCTCTCATATCTGATTCACCACCAGATCGAGCATCCAAGATTTCTCCAAATAAGGTTTCTAGTATTGAACATGCAACAGATGCACTCTTATCAACTCATTCACGTCCCACTGAATGTTCTAATGCTCAACCACTTTCATCAGGACAGTTTTTATCACAGTATATGGCTCCTAAAGAGTCACCTCTTCCCAGTTTTTCTGCTGCAAATAGTCCATATCCGTCACAgctgcctcctcctcctcctcctccttcactATCACAAGGTACCAGTGTTGCTCATGTGCCACAGGTGCATAGGGACTACAACCAGAGGCCACCCTATCCAGTTCAGTCCATTCCTACAGGAATGATTCATTCTTATCAAGGTCCCTTACCCAACCAACCTGCCCAATTCTCGGTGTCACAAGATTCACCTTGGACATCCTTGCCGCCGCCACCTCCACGACCACCGTATGATTCATCTTTAAATGCAGGAACTGCTGCACGAGGTGCTTCTTCACAATTTCAGCAGAATAACTTGGCTCCAAGGAGTGACTTCAGTTCTCAGAGTTCTATGAGGCCTTACGGCTCTTACCCAACTGAATCCCCTCATTCTAAGGGTGACTTTCTGCATCAGATGTACCCTACATTGTCAGAGCTTCCTCATCCTCTACCGAACAGGGAAGATTTCGGATCAGGCAATCCATCAAATCAACCTTTTGGGGGCCCTGGTCATATGAGAGAAGATCGCTTTACACACGCTCCTGTGCAGGATGTAAATCCTTCACATTCTTTTGCTCAGGGACACCTACACCCTCAACCTGCACCTTCTTCACAGGAGTTAACAAGGATCAAAATGCAAAATTTCTCTGGTGACAATTTTCCATCTGGAGAACTTTTAAATTCATCATCACAAATTCATCCTCATTCACATAACCAACAGCCAAGCTATGGTGTGCAATACTCTGTTGGTGATAGTATTTTGGGTGTGCCTGGGAAGACTGGTGTACAACACCCTGTAGGTGGAAGCATTTTGGGTTTGCCTGGGAAAGATGGCCCCATGTCACGATACCCTCCAGATATGCTGGACAGGAGTCAGTTTTCTCAAGTTCCTGATTTTGGGGCATCTAGAATTCAAACACATCATAATCCTTACGCAGCTACTTTTGAGCAGCCTCTAAGCTCCAAATTCAGTTCTAACATTCTCATTCAAGAAAAGAATGCACCCGGTGGTAACATGTTTGATACACCGGTCCAAGTCCCAGTTGATGGGCAAGGTGTTGGCAGTGCTGGGTCAAGACAGACAACTTCCTCGCCGAGTTCTGCTAGAGCTGGTGGTCAGCTGTTGCCCAAGTCAGATTGTGAGCAGTATGATCCACTTTTTGACAGCATTGAGCCATCAGGAAATCCACTCAATAAACATGATCACAGCCAAAAGCATATACCCACCAGTGATTCGAATATGATGGTGAGGCTCAGTGGTTCTTGTGAGCCATTAGATGTAGAAGAGAACAACAAACATACAGAGGTTCGCCCTGTTTCTTCGGCTACATCTCTGGATAATGACGGCTATGGTGAGACAGCAGATGCAGAAGTGGGTGTTGTTGAGGATGAGAGTCTTAGTAATGATGATGGTGCAGCAAACATGGCTGTAGGAGAGATGGAGATTGATCAGGTGAAATCTGGAGGGAAgagcaagaagaaaaaggatTCCAGATCAACGAGACTTTTCAAGAGTGCTATTGCAGATTTTGTAAAGGATCTTCTGAAGCCGTCATGGCGGCAGGGTAATATGAGCAAAGAAGCTTTCAAGACCATTGTCAAAAAGACTGTTGATAAGGTTTCTGGAGCCATGAAAAGCCACCAGATACCCAAGTCCGAAGCAAAGATAAATCACTACATTGACTCGTCTCAGCGGAAACTGACAAAGCTTGTGATG GGTTATGTTGATAAGTATGTCAAGGTGTAG
- the LOC133742425 gene encoding leashin-like codes for MAVEDLCPPSSEICTVPNSESPEPDVELGCSRKKKKNKKKRCKLESNDKSCESPSLQSQFVQLSDQEAPQPLTEKSNTITDSENPQSNVEPSLSTKKKKKKKKGSKTTETNDTSCESPPLQPQLVQLSDQQASQPLAEKITTITDSESPQSNVELSLSQNKKKKNKKRKNKKGCKTPETNDKSCESPSIQPQLVQATDQEVEVPQRIEAVQPQLAQVTDQKLEVPQPIEDSSFSVKNKKRNGKKSRKPHDCNDEVCGVSVGTSIMESNMPAVDPYIKPSVEISLEQLVAEPLVEGMSTTANSKSPKSNADFGCSQEMKKKKRKRSHKTSEYKELFVETMMPEANPSFQPSIAMFSEQELEVSQPLNVDAESLVEGMSTTINSERPRPNADFNCSQETKKKKRKRGRKTSDSKEVLVEPMLPEAESSLRPSLTMLSEQELDVPQPLNADAEPLVEGMSTTIKSESTRGNADFTCSQETKKKKRKRGSKTSDSKELLVEVVTPEADPSLQPLLAIFSEHELEVPPPLTTDAEPLVEGMSMTMNSESLKPNADISCLEETKKKNSKRKPKTSESKKLSVEIMTPEPDPSLQPTLSEKELGVPQPLNTDAEPLVEGMSTTMNSGSPKPNADFSYPQETKKKNRKRKHKTSESKELLVEIMAPEADPSLQPTLSEKELQVPPPLNTDAEPLVEGMSTTINLESTRGNADFTCSQETKKKKQKRGSKTSERKELLVEIMTPEADPSLQRTLFEKEPEVPQPLNTDAEPLMEGMSTTMNSGSPKPNADVSCSQETKKKNPKRKRKTCESKELLVEIMTPEADPSLQPSLAIISEQEVEVPQPLNTDAQPLVEGVSTTNSESPKPNAEFSCSQETKKKNPKRNHKTNENKELLVEIMTPEADLSLQPPLAIFSEQEVEVAQPLNTGTVWKETKIDEVPSLSHLAPKADTEVVAIGREGNLSQKKLLILDINGLLADIVQMEVSIPSSFKPDKIISRKAVFKRPFCDDFLQFCFDRFNVGVWSSRTKENVNSVIDFLLGDSKHKLLFCWNQSHCTSTRFKTVENKNKPLVLKELRKLWEKLEPDLPWARGEYNESNTVLLDDSPYKALCNPVNTAIFPNSYQFRNRKDSSLGPGGDIRSYLEGLAMAESVQKYVEQNPFGQRPITKSNPSWNFYRRVIEDAKPLR; via the exons ATGGCGGTGGAAGATTTGTGCCCGCCATCTTCAGAAATTTGCACAGTACCGAATTCTGAGAGTCCTGAACCAGATGTGGAGCTGGGTTGTTCacggaaaaagaagaaaaataagaagaaaaggTGTAAACTTGAAAGCAATGATAAGAGTTGTGAAAGTCCCTCCCTACAGTCTCAATTTGTACAACTCTCAGATCAAGAAGCACCACAACCACTTACAGAGAAAAGTAATACAATAACAGATTCAGAAAATCCCCAATCAAATGTGGAGCCGAGTCtttcaacaaaaaagaagaagaagaagaagaaagggtcTAAAACCACTGAGACCAATGATACAAGTTGTGAAAGTCCCCCCCTACAGCCTCAACTTGTACAACTTTCAGATCAACAAGCATCACAACCACTTGCAGAGAAAATTACTACAATAACAGATTCAGAGAGTCCCCAGTCAAATGTGGAGCTGAGTCTTTcacaaaataagaagaagaagaataagaagaggaagaacaagAAAGGGTGTAAAACCCCTGAGACAAATGATAAAAGTTGTGAAAGTCCCTCTATACAGCCTCAACTTGTACAAGCAACAGATCAAGAGGTAGAAGTGCCACAACGCATTGAGGCCGTACAGCCTCAACTTGCACAAGTGACGGATCAAAAGCTAGAAGTGCCACAACCCATTGAGGATTCGAGTTTCTCAGTGAAAAACAAGAAAAGGAATGGGAAGAAAAGCCGTAAACCCCATGACTGTAATGATGAAGTGTGTGGCGTTTCTGTTGGTACTTCTATTATGGAAAGTAATATGCCAGCAGTAGATCCATATATAAAGCCTTCTGTTGAAATATCATTGGAGCAGCTTGTTGCGGAGCCACTTGTGGAGGGAATGAGTACAACAGCAAACTCAAAAAGTCCCAAATCCAATGCAGATTTTGGCTGCTcacaagaaatgaagaaaaagaagcggAAGAGAAGCCACAAAACCAGTGAGTATAAAGAGCTATTTGTGGAAACAATGATGCCAGAAGCAAATCCATCTTTTCAGCCTTCAATTGCAATGTTCTCTGAACAAGAACTAGAGGTGTCACAACCACTTAATGTTGATGCAGAATCACTTGTGGAGGGAATGagcacaacaataaactcagaAAGGCCCAGGCCGAATGCAGATTTTAACTGctcacaagaaacaaagaagaaaaagcgaAAGAGAGGGCGCAAAACCAGTGATAGTAAAGAGGTATTAGTGGAACCAATGTTGCCAGAAGCAGAATCATCTCTTCGGCCTTCTCTTACAATGTTATCTGAGCAAGAACTAGATGTGCCACAACCACTTAATGCTGATGCAGAACCACTTGTGGAGGGAATGAGCACAACAATAAAGTCGGAAAGTACCAGGGGCAATGCAGATTTTACCTGCTCacaagaaacaaaaaagaaaaagcgaAAGAGAGGGAGCAAAACCAGTGACAGTAAAGAGCTATTAGTGGAAGTAGTGACGCCGGAAGCAGATCCATCTCTCCAGCCTCTGCTTGCAATATTTTCTGAACATGAGCTAGAGGTGCCACCACCGCTTACTACTGATGCAGAACCACTTGTGGAGGGAATGAGCATGACAATGAACTCAGAAAGTCTAAAGCCCAATGCAGATATTAGCTGCTTAGAAGAAACgaagaagaaaaattcaaagagaaagcCCAAAACCAGTGAAAGTAAAAAGCTATCTGTGGAAATAATGACGCCGGAACCAGATCCATCTCTCCAGCCTACTCTTTCTGAAAAAGAGCTAGGGGTGCCACAACCACTTAATACTGATGCAGAACCACTTGTGGAGGGAATGAGCACGACGATGAACTCGGGAAGTCCCAAGCCCAATGCAGATTTTAGCTAcccacaagaaacaaagaagaaaaatcgAAAGAGAAAGCACAAAACCAGTGAAAGTAAAGAGCTATTAGTTGAAATAATGGCACCGGAAGCAGATCCATCTCTTCAGCCTACTCTTTCTGAAAAAGAACTACAGGTGCCACCACCCCTTAATACTGATGCAGAACCACTTGTGGAGGGAATGAGCACAACAATAAACTTGGAAAGTACCAGGGGCAATGCAGATTTTACCTGCTCacaagaaacaaaaaagaaaaagcaaaagagAGGGAGCAAAACCAGTGAACGTAAAGAGCTCTTAGTGGAAATAATGACGCCAGAAGCAGATCCATCTCTTCAGCGTACTCTTTTTGAAAAAGAGCCAGAGGTTCCACAACCACTTAATACTGATGCAGAACCACTCATGGAGGGAATGAGCACAACAATGAACTCAGGAAGTCCCAAGCCCAATGCAGATGTTAGCTGCTCACAagaaacgaagaaaaaaaatccaaagaGAAAGCGCAAAACCTGTGAAAGTAAAGAGCTATTAGTGGAAATAATGACGCCAGAAGCAGATCCATCTCTTCAGCCTTCGCTTGCAATAATCTCTGAACAAGAGGTAGAGGTGCCACAGCCACTTAATACTGATGCACAACCACTTGTGGAGGGAGTAAGCACAACAAACTCGGAGAGTCCCAAGCCCAATGCAGAATTTAGTTGCTCACAAGAAACGAAGAAAAAGAATCCAAAGAGAAATCACAAAACCAATGAGAATAAAGAGCTATTGGTGGAAATAATGACGCCAGAAGCAGATCTATCCCTTCAGCCTCCGCTTGCAATATTCTCTGAACAAGAGGTAGAGGTGGCACAACCACTTAATACTGGTACAGTGTGGAAAGAAACCAAGATTGATGAAGTTCCTTCCTTGTCACATTTGGCTCCAAAAGCTGATACTGAAGTAGTTGCTATCGGTAGAGAGGGCAATCTTTCTCAGAAAAAGCTTCTGATTCTTGATATTAATGGGCTGCTTGCTGATATTGTCCAGATGGAAGTTTCTATCCCCAGTAGTTTTAAACCAGACAAAATAATATCACGGAAAGCAG TTTTTAAGAGGCCATTTTGCGATGATTTTCTACAGTTCTGCTTTGACAGATTTAATGTGGGTGTGTGGTCTTCAAGAACCAA GGAAAATGTGAACTCGGTGATAGATTTTCTTTTGGGGGATTCCAAACACAAATTACTCTTTTGCTGG AACCAATCGCACTGCACTTCTACCAGGTTCAAGACAgtggagaacaagaataagCCCCTCGTTTTGAAAGAGCTTAGAAAATTATGGGAGAAGCTTGAGCCTGATCTTCCTTGGGCGAGAGGAGAGTATAACGAATCCAACACAGTATTATTGGATGATTCTCCATACAAGGCTTTGTGCAATCCG GTGAACACGGCCATATTCCCCAATTCATATCAGTTCAGGAACAGAAAAGATTCTTCATTAG GACCTGGAGGCGATATCCGTTCTTACCTGGAAGGGTTAGCTATGGCTGAGAGTGTCCAAAAATATGTGGAACAGAATCCATTTGGTCAGCGACCCATAACGAAATCAAATCCTTCTTGGAACTTCTATAGGAGAGTTATAGAGGATGCAAAACCCCTGAGATGA